From Methylocystis sp. ATCC 49242, one genomic window encodes:
- a CDS encoding AraC family transcriptional regulator: MIRWTLSVNQECEFVEPSEEIVNIFVPTDANDKPVKISFFSPAAGMDVFHFHFRADGADERRLKPLLSLSSEFNRLVFQTEVVHSGSSQYRDMRSARIFSISRGFDLFRSGASMETMLSVDATLDYKSSVVTIDHDVLFTLVGSDAGKSLIDCLGLDGPESAEVHRIPLAVSCHLKRPLPNRTGPVGKLYMQARILDYLSGLVDFALAEKVTRPTGYRASSRAKALHDYLIQIDGPIPTMETLAKEFNRSSRSLNEDFSREYGMPIHAFMMEHRMRRAHEAIENTNAPLKVISANLGYSHVNHFNAAFRRKFGYPPGSLRKSGKP; this comes from the coding sequence GTGATACGCTGGACCTTAAGTGTAAATCAGGAATGTGAATTTGTGGAGCCAAGCGAGGAAATCGTAAACATCTTCGTTCCAACCGACGCTAATGACAAGCCCGTCAAGATTTCCTTCTTTTCTCCAGCTGCCGGAATGGATGTTTTCCATTTTCACTTCAGGGCCGACGGCGCAGATGAGCGGCGATTGAAGCCATTGCTTAGTTTAAGCTCGGAGTTCAATCGTCTGGTGTTCCAGACGGAGGTCGTTCACAGCGGGTCGAGTCAATACAGGGATATGCGCTCGGCTCGTATCTTCAGCATTTCTCGCGGCTTCGACCTGTTCAGATCGGGCGCTTCAATGGAAACAATGCTCAGCGTCGACGCCACGCTCGATTACAAGTCGAGTGTCGTGACGATAGATCACGATGTTCTCTTTACGCTCGTAGGGAGCGACGCGGGAAAATCGCTGATCGATTGTCTCGGACTCGATGGACCCGAGTCAGCCGAGGTGCACAGGATTCCCTTGGCTGTATCGTGCCATCTCAAGCGGCCCCTTCCCAACAGAACCGGACCGGTGGGAAAACTCTATATGCAGGCGCGCATTCTCGACTATCTGAGCGGCCTGGTCGACTTTGCGCTCGCGGAGAAAGTGACGAGGCCGACGGGCTACCGAGCGAGTTCCCGGGCGAAGGCGTTGCACGACTATTTGATCCAGATCGACGGTCCGATCCCGACTATGGAGACGCTGGCGAAGGAGTTCAATCGCTCGTCGAGGAGTTTGAACGAGGACTTTTCACGCGAATATGGAATGCCGATCCATGCGTTCATGATGGAGCATCGGATGAGACGCGCCCACGAGGCGATCGAAAACACCAACGCGCCCCTGAAGGTGATCTCCGCGAACCTCGGCTATTCCCATGTGAACCACTTCAATGCCGCCTTTCGGCGCAAGTTCGGCTATCCGCCCGGATCGTTGAGAAAGAGCGGAAAGCCATGA